The Amaranthus tricolor cultivar Red isolate AtriRed21 chromosome 6, ASM2621246v1, whole genome shotgun sequence genome has a segment encoding these proteins:
- the LOC130815724 gene encoding trihelix transcription factor GT-2, with the protein MEEIFTGDRQLTAGNFPEELTPFPEPQSQLQSSSVDLFYPQPTPLIPSPTPQKLRPIRSNGRNPPEYSNQISQDEALVRINGYNSSELGFLPFQTNMGGNVGNLEEDINSAEALMKLKTEMDAQLINNFKSQVSQLNFSLSSSSDGSGEGEEPSSSGKPRKKRRKNMELFLQDLMNQVIHKQEQMHQQLMDMFERKEKERIDREEAWRRQEMERAKEEQQIRAQEAARNLALISFIRNALGVPEIQVPELLPLPQSEENGSSECVPMPTEQDKYDPNNKRWPTSEVQALITLRAALDHKFNGFGSNSKAPVWDEVSADMVKMGYTRTAKKCKEKWDNLNKYYKRATSNGKKHAENAKSCPYFNELEALYKNRLITGAKPDSPTVEDSEPTN; encoded by the exons ATGGAAGAAATATTTACCGGTGACCGGCAATTAACCGCCGGCAATTTCCCCGAAGAACTAACTCCTTTCCCTGAACCTCAATCTCAACTTCAATCCTCCTCCGTTGATTTATTTTACCCTCAACCAACGCCATTGATTCCATCCCCAACTCCCCAGAAACTCCGTCCAATTAGATCCAACGGCCGGAATCCTCCTGAGTATTCTAATCAAATTTCTCAAGACGAAGCATTAGTTAGAATTAATGGGTATAATTCGTCGGAATTAGGGTTTCTTCCATTTCAAACAAACATGGGTGGAAATGTCGGAAACTTGGAAGAAGATATTAATTCAGCTGAAGCTTTAATGAAATTGAAGACAGAAATGGATGCCCAATTGATTAACAATTTCAAATCCCAAGTTTCTCAACTCAATTTCTCTTTAAg TTCATCTTCGGATGGTAGTGGTGAAGGAGAAGAGCCTAGTTCAAGTGGGAAACCaaggaagaaaagaagaaaaaatatggAGTTATTTTTACAAGATTTAATGAATCAAGTTATACATAAACAAGAACAGATGCACCAGCAGTTAATGGACATGTTTGAGAGGAAAGAAAAGGAGAGGATTGATAGAGAAGAAGCCTGGCGTCGCCAGGAGATGGAGCGAGCTAAGGAGGAGCAGCAGATTCGAGCACAGGAGGCTGCTCGTAATCTGGCACTGATTTCGTTCATTCGCAATGCGCTTGGAGTTCCGGAAATACAGGTTCCGGAACTCCTACCATTGCCTCAGTCCGAGGAAAATGGTAGTTCAGAATGTGTGCCAATGCCAACTGAACAGGATAAGTATGATCCTAATAACAAGAGATGGCCCACATCTGAAGTTCAAGCTCTGATTACTCTGCGAGCCGCATTGGATCATAAGTTCAATGGTTTTGGCTCGAATTCAAAAGCTCCTGTGTGGGACGAAGTATCAGCTGATATGGTGAAAATGGGGTATACTCGGACTGCTAAGAAATGCAAGGAGAAATGGGATAATCTTAATAAGTATTACAAGAGGGCTACTAGTAATGGCAAGAAACATGCTGAGAATGCTAAGTCTTGCCCTTATTTCAATGAACTTGAAGCCCTTTACAAGAATCGACTTATTACTGGTGCAAAACCCGATtctcctacagttgaagattcGGAACCAACAAATTAG
- the LOC130815434 gene encoding uncharacterized protein LOC130815434, producing MIKFYGEKHNHNIIVMLVIAALIFASMMVVSECRPIDSKEAEEEDDNNESLEMKWALDKTSTDEDVGMKWPFDISNRDEIVQVAGYGEEKLSTVLITGTVFCSKACFASRQSNQQLLQVSPMPISGALVGAKCRTDKRDKSPSWTKAVTEKYGEFIIDLPSHLHSIQNLEKMCSVTILELPIDSPCHDSVYVGIYRDMELASFGNGIRTYTTGRMELLHTMSGTSQACTKEQKDEQEISW from the exons ATGATCAAATTTTACGGCGAAAAACACAACCACAATATCATTGTGATGTTGGTTATTGCAGCTCTAATATTTGCTTCAATGATGGTAGTCTCTGAATGTCGCCCCATCGACAGCAAAGAGgcagaagaagaagatgataacAATGAGAGCCTTGAGATGAAGTGGGCACTCGACAAGACGAGCACAGATGAAGATGTTGGGATGAAATGGCCATTTGATATATCGAACAGAGATGAAATAGTGCAAGTAGCTGGGTATGGCGAGGAGAAACTCTCCACAGTTTTAATCACAGGCACAGTTTTCTGCAGCAAGGCTTGTTTTGCATCTAGACAGAGCAACCAACAGCTGCTTCAGGTTTCACCAATGCCTATCTCAG GGGCCTTGGTAGGTGCTAAGTGTCGTACTGACAAAAGAGACAAAAGCCCGAGTTGGACTAAAGCTGTTACTGAAAAATATGGAGAGTTCATAATTGATCTTCCCTCACATCTCCATTCGATCCAAAACTTGGAAAAAATGTGCTCAGTTACAATCCTAGAACTACCTATTGATTCACCTTGCCATGATTCAGTTTATGTCGGAATATACAGGGATATGGAGCTAGCATCTTTTGGGAATGGAATCCGAACATACACTACAGGAAGGATGGAACTTCTGCATACAATGTCTGGAACTTCACAAGCTTGCACAAAAGAACAGAAGGATGAGCAGGAGATATCATGGTAA
- the LOC130815435 gene encoding acyl carrier protein 3, mitochondrial, whose protein sequence is MMQSLKSSIMKHVRVQANLRNWFFTENSSPLHIYGRQLCTTMGNSDDQIMDRVIGLVKKYIKTDAAKVTETANFKKDLCLDSLDRVELVMAFEEEFAIEIPEEKADKLTCCADVAKYILTETKQNNAPNS, encoded by the exons GTTCAGGCCAATTTGAGAAATTGGTTTTTTACTGAAAATAGTAGCCCACTGCACATATATGGCAGACAACTCTGCACTACGATGGGTAACAGTGATGACCAGATTATGGATCGAGTGATTGGCTTGGTCAAGAAATACATTAAAACTGATGCTGCTAAG GTAACCGAAACAGCAAATTTTAAAAAGGATCTATGCTTGGACAGCTTGGATAGGGTGGAGCTTGTTATGGCTTTTGAGGAGGAGTTCGCCATTGAAATTCCCGAGGAAAAAGCTGATAAGCTTACTTGTTGTGCTGATGTTGCCAAGTATATATTAACTGAAACCAAGCAGAATAATGCTCCGAATTCCTGA